In Mangrovivirga cuniculi, the following proteins share a genomic window:
- a CDS encoding DUF2480 family protein, with the protein MAEEIINRVAKSPLVTIDLEELYDHRERIGFDLKDLLFQELILKEKDFRQFVKEHEWSQYQDKHFALFCSADAIVPTWAYMIIASKLKPYAATVSFSSLEKLEEIIFEKIIDQIDAEEYREKKIVIKGCSKLAVPTSAYVRLTEKLTPVVSSIMYGEPCSTVPVYKKPKK; encoded by the coding sequence TGAAGAAATTATAAATAGAGTAGCGAAATCTCCTTTAGTAACGATAGATCTTGAAGAATTATATGATCACCGGGAAAGAATTGGATTTGACCTTAAAGATCTGTTGTTTCAGGAACTCATATTAAAAGAGAAGGATTTCAGACAATTTGTGAAAGAACATGAATGGTCACAATATCAGGATAAGCATTTTGCTTTGTTTTGCAGTGCGGATGCAATTGTGCCAACCTGGGCTTATATGATTATTGCTTCCAAGCTAAAGCCGTATGCTGCGACAGTAAGTTTTTCCTCTCTTGAGAAATTAGAAGAGATTATATTTGAAAAAATCATTGATCAGATTGACGCGGAGGAGTACCGCGAAAAGAAAATTGTTATAAAAGGATGCAGTAAATTGGCAGTTCCGACTTCTGCTTACGTGAGGCTTACTGAAAAATTAACCCCAGTAGTTTCGAGTATCATGTATGGCGAACCTTGCAGTACGGTGCCGGTTTATAAGAAACCAAAAAAATAA
- a CDS encoding penicillin acylase family protein → MKKSITRIFLGLITVVVVLLIIGFVWSLSFKPDYDENRPLTDLQDSVEVFYDQYGVPHILASNETDAYRALGYIQAKDRFFQMDLFRRIGSGTLSELFGKDMLKNDKFLRALQIKNHAQKSINQLNENSPWTKGMKAYVDGVNEYLKENKPIEYYLLGTEPKPFALDDIYYVTGYMSYSFAMAIRTEPTLQFIKTEYGSEYLSDLAIDFDTSATTIPSSPTYKGKDIQAMAISINEQINSLNMPDLIGSNSWIASGTKTKSGYPLFANDPHISFSQPAIWYEAHIITPEFNFYGSHLPGVPFGIIGHTEHHSWGFTMFENDDMDLYLGKSVSDKSYQYRNEEIEYEIINEEFKIKDEEPVNKNYRKTVHGVVINDVVDELRKYEDPVSLWWVYLKFDDQLMEACYKFSHSKSVNEIEDAIKLVHAPGLNVMYADTTGNIAWYAAAKLPDRSKQSNSKFFLDGVTGKDDITEYYPFSVNPKSLNPETGFVYSANNQSESLVDSIKIPGYYLPDDRANRIIEMIEGKDDLDIGYFQKMQLDNYNETSLYFSQWMSEYAIGTLKKGLEDFNGNFNRDSDVSAKIQFGIEKFSEEVFKDELGEELYNTFLQTHLYKRTLEKLVKEKNSVWIDNVSTENKESVEHIMKKVIKAINSNDFSNWASDHILTHEHPVGSQKPLNIIFNVGPFEVGSTNEALNNYLFKYQNRPYKVHAGPSMRKIVDLSDVNSSLNVLPTGQSGVFNSEWYDDQSELYVQGNWRPMLFKKDEIKKNSKSKSEFYPAN, encoded by the coding sequence ATGAAAAAGTCTATTACCCGGATATTTTTAGGTCTGATCACTGTAGTTGTTGTCCTTCTAATAATTGGTTTTGTATGGTCATTATCTTTTAAGCCGGATTATGATGAAAACAGGCCTCTTACAGATCTTCAGGATTCAGTAGAAGTATTTTATGATCAATACGGGGTCCCTCACATTCTTGCCTCTAATGAAACTGATGCATATCGTGCTCTTGGATATATACAGGCTAAAGACCGCTTTTTCCAAATGGATTTATTTAGAAGAATAGGAAGTGGTACTTTGTCGGAGTTATTTGGTAAGGATATGCTTAAAAATGACAAGTTTTTGAGGGCTTTACAGATCAAAAACCATGCACAAAAAAGCATTAACCAACTTAATGAAAATTCTCCGTGGACCAAGGGAATGAAAGCTTATGTAGATGGGGTAAATGAATATCTTAAAGAAAATAAACCAATTGAGTATTATTTACTAGGTACAGAGCCTAAGCCTTTTGCTTTGGATGATATCTATTATGTAACTGGATATATGTCTTATTCTTTCGCTATGGCTATACGGACAGAACCAACATTACAATTTATTAAGACTGAATACGGTTCTGAATATTTATCAGACTTAGCAATTGATTTTGATACATCTGCTACAACAATTCCGTCTTCCCCTACCTATAAAGGTAAGGATATTCAGGCTATGGCCATATCGATAAATGAACAAATAAATTCATTGAATATGCCTGATTTGATAGGATCTAACTCATGGATTGCATCAGGAACAAAAACAAAGTCTGGTTATCCATTATTTGCTAATGATCCACATATTAGTTTTTCCCAGCCGGCAATCTGGTATGAAGCACATATTATTACTCCGGAATTTAATTTTTATGGAAGTCACCTTCCCGGAGTTCCTTTTGGAATCATCGGCCATACTGAACACCATTCCTGGGGGTTTACCATGTTTGAGAATGATGATATGGATCTTTACCTGGGAAAAAGCGTTTCAGATAAATCCTATCAATACCGCAATGAAGAAATTGAATACGAAATAATTAATGAGGAATTCAAGATAAAAGATGAAGAGCCGGTTAATAAAAATTATCGAAAAACTGTTCATGGTGTGGTTATTAATGATGTTGTAGATGAATTAAGAAAATATGAGGATCCGGTTAGTTTATGGTGGGTTTATCTGAAATTCGATGACCAATTGATGGAAGCATGCTATAAATTTTCTCATTCAAAATCCGTTAACGAAATTGAAGATGCTATAAAACTTGTTCATGCTCCAGGGCTGAATGTAATGTACGCAGACACTACAGGAAACATTGCCTGGTATGCAGCTGCTAAACTCCCGGATAGATCAAAACAGAGTAATTCTAAATTTTTCCTTGATGGTGTTACAGGCAAGGATGATATTACAGAATACTACCCTTTCTCTGTCAATCCAAAGTCATTAAACCCTGAAACCGGATTTGTATATTCTGCTAACAACCAATCAGAGTCACTGGTAGATTCAATTAAAATCCCTGGTTATTATTTACCGGATGACAGGGCCAATCGTATTATCGAAATGATTGAAGGTAAAGATGATCTTGACATCGGATACTTTCAAAAAATGCAATTGGATAATTACAACGAAACATCCCTTTACTTTAGTCAATGGATGTCTGAGTATGCAATAGGCACTTTGAAAAAAGGACTCGAAGATTTTAATGGAAATTTCAATCGTGATTCGGATGTTTCTGCTAAAATTCAATTCGGAATAGAAAAATTTTCTGAGGAAGTATTTAAGGATGAATTAGGAGAAGAGCTTTATAATACCTTTTTACAAACTCACCTTTATAAAAGAACACTTGAGAAATTAGTTAAAGAGAAAAATTCTGTTTGGATTGATAATGTATCTACCGAAAATAAAGAGTCTGTAGAGCACATCATGAAAAAAGTAATAAAGGCTATAAACTCCAATGATTTTTCTAATTGGGCAAGTGACCATATTCTTACCCATGAACACCCTGTTGGTAGTCAGAAACCACTAAACATAATATTTAATGTAGGCCCTTTTGAAGTTGGTTCTACCAACGAAGCTTTAAACAATTACTTATTTAAATATCAAAACCGTCCTTATAAAGTTCACGCAGGTCCATCAATGAGGAAAATAGTTGATTTATCAGATGTTAATAGCTCATTAAACGTTTTACCTACAGGTCAGTCAGGCGTATTTAACAGTGAATGGTACGACGATCAAAGTGAACTTTATGTACAGGGAAATTGGAGGCCTATGCTCTTTAAAAAAGACGAAATTAAGAAAAACTCAAAATCAAAATCTGAATTTTACCCTGCCAACTAA
- the sucD gene encoding succinate--CoA ligase subunit alpha, with product MSVLVNKDSKVIVQGFTGSEGSFHAEQMIDYGTNVVGGVTPGKGGQSHLGKPVFNSVSDAVKETGADVSIIFVPPAFAADAIMEAADAGIKVIITITEGIPVKDMITVKEYITDKDVVLIGPNCPGVITPGEAKVGIMPGFVFKKGKIGIVSKSGTLTYEAADQIVKADLGISTAIGIGGDPIIGTPTKDAVKMLMEDPDTDAIVMIGEIGGNYEAEAAKYIKETGNKKPVVGFIAGQTAPPGRRMGHAGAIIGGKDDTAEAKMKIMSECGIHVVKSPADIGETMKNALA from the coding sequence ATGAGTGTACTAGTAAATAAAGATTCAAAAGTTATAGTTCAGGGCTTTACAGGTTCTGAAGGTTCTTTTCATGCTGAGCAAATGATTGATTACGGTACCAATGTAGTTGGTGGTGTTACACCTGGCAAAGGTGGGCAATCACATCTTGGCAAACCTGTTTTCAATTCTGTTTCAGATGCAGTTAAAGAAACTGGAGCAGATGTATCAATTATATTTGTTCCTCCTGCATTTGCTGCCGATGCAATTATGGAAGCTGCAGATGCAGGCATAAAAGTGATCATTACTATTACTGAAGGTATTCCGGTAAAAGATATGATCACAGTAAAAGAATATATTACTGATAAGGATGTTGTATTGATCGGGCCAAACTGTCCTGGAGTTATTACTCCCGGAGAGGCTAAAGTTGGTATTATGCCTGGATTCGTTTTCAAGAAAGGAAAAATCGGAATCGTTTCTAAGTCTGGTACTTTAACTTACGAAGCTGCAGATCAAATTGTAAAAGCTGATCTTGGGATTTCAACTGCAATTGGAATTGGTGGTGATCCAATCATTGGTACTCCAACCAAAGATGCAGTTAAGATGTTAATGGAAGATCCTGATACTGATGCTATCGTAATGATCGGAGAGATCGGCGGTAACTATGAAGCTGAAGCTGCAAAATACATTAAAGAAACTGGTAATAAGAAACCAGTTGTTGGTTTCATCGCAGGTCAGACAGCACCTCCGGGTAGAAGAATGGGACATGCCGGAGCGATCATTGGCGGTAAGGATGATACAGCTGAAGCAAAAATGAAAATCATGTCAGAGTGTGGAATTCACGTTGTGAAATCTCCTGCTGATATTGGTGAAACAATGAAAAATGCATTAGCCTAA
- a CDS encoding M1 family metallopeptidase yields MRPERTSFDVKYYHLNISIDPDEKSIQGYNDITFQIDEPTSKIQIDLFDNLNVDSIKFKDKHLDYEREFNAVFIDLGEELPKNDIKTIRFYYSGKPTIAKRAPWDGGFVFDQTPSGDHFIAVACQGFGASSWWPNKDHQSDEPDSMLISVAVPNNLKNISNGRLRGIDTLDNGYNRWNWYINNPINNYDVSVNIADYVHFHDTYKDLDLDYWVLPENLEKAKVQFKEVNPMMACFEEKMGFYPFKEDGYKLVETPYLGMEHQSAIAYGNKYQKGYLGNDLSGTGVGLKWDFIIIHETGHEWFGNSITAADIADMWIHEAFTTYTEAIYIECRWGYEDAMTYLNGMKRNVQNDIPIIGPYGVNKEGSSDMYPKGALMLNTIRHIVANDELWWDTFRNYTLDHKKTIVNRQIVQSYFEKHLGIDLGTVFDQYLTTTDIPVLEWKRKGKKYEYRWTRTVDGFDMPVDILIENEKTRIHPTTEWQKLKLDNKDAKLDVATGQFYIFTKEALN; encoded by the coding sequence ATGCGACCGGAACGAACCAGTTTTGATGTGAAATACTATCATTTGAATATTTCTATTGACCCCGATGAGAAAAGTATTCAGGGTTATAACGATATCACCTTTCAAATTGATGAACCGACTAGTAAAATTCAAATTGACCTGTTTGATAATCTCAATGTAGACAGCATCAAATTTAAAGATAAGCATCTTGATTATGAAAGAGAATTCAATGCTGTTTTTATTGATCTGGGAGAAGAACTGCCAAAAAATGATATCAAAACTATTCGGTTTTATTATTCCGGCAAGCCTACAATTGCAAAAAGAGCCCCATGGGATGGTGGTTTTGTTTTTGATCAGACTCCATCAGGTGATCATTTTATTGCAGTTGCCTGCCAGGGATTTGGAGCATCTTCATGGTGGCCAAACAAAGATCATCAAAGTGATGAACCAGACAGCATGTTGATCAGTGTTGCTGTTCCAAATAATTTAAAGAATATATCAAACGGCAGATTAAGGGGTATTGATACTCTTGATAATGGATATAACAGATGGAATTGGTATATAAATAATCCGATCAATAATTATGATGTATCAGTGAATATCGCAGATTACGTGCATTTCCACGATACATATAAGGACCTTGATCTGGATTACTGGGTGCTTCCGGAAAATCTAGAGAAAGCTAAAGTACAATTTAAAGAAGTAAATCCGATGATGGCCTGCTTTGAAGAAAAAATGGGCTTTTATCCTTTCAAAGAAGACGGTTATAAACTTGTAGAGACTCCTTACCTGGGAATGGAACATCAAAGTGCAATAGCCTATGGAAATAAATATCAAAAAGGGTATTTGGGTAATGACCTTTCTGGAACTGGTGTAGGCTTGAAATGGGATTTTATTATAATCCATGAAACAGGCCATGAATGGTTTGGCAACAGTATTACAGCAGCTGACATCGCTGATATGTGGATTCATGAGGCATTTACAACCTATACAGAAGCTATTTACATAGAATGTCGATGGGGTTATGAGGATGCAATGACTTATTTAAATGGCATGAAAAGAAACGTTCAAAATGACATCCCAATAATTGGTCCTTATGGTGTAAATAAAGAAGGTTCATCAGATATGTACCCTAAAGGAGCATTGATGCTTAATACTATTCGTCATATTGTTGCTAATGATGAATTATGGTGGGATACATTTAGAAATTATACTCTTGATCATAAAAAAACCATCGTTAACAGACAGATAGTTCAATCTTATTTCGAAAAGCATTTAGGTATCGACCTGGGCACTGTATTTGATCAATATCTTACTACTACAGATATCCCGGTGCTGGAATGGAAAAGGAAGGGAAAGAAATACGAGTATCGCTGGACAAGAACAGTTGACGGATTTGATATGCCTGTGGATATACTTATCGAAAATGAAAAAACCAGGATTCATCCGACAACTGAATGGCAAAAATTGAAGTTAGATAACAAGGATGCTAAACTTGATGTGGCTACCGGTCAGTTCTATATATTTACTAAAGAAGCTCTGAACTAA
- a CDS encoding cell division protein ZapA, which produces MAELLSIKIKIGNREYPMRVHPDDEQRIRKAGKLLHEKLKAYRDRFGLDDMQDLLAMVAFDVMADKLKVEASTGQVTESALLRIQNLNKALDETLSTTDI; this is translated from the coding sequence ATGGCAGAGCTGTTATCCATAAAAATAAAAATTGGAAACAGGGAGTATCCAATGAGGGTTCACCCTGATGATGAACAGCGTATTCGAAAAGCTGGAAAGCTATTACATGAAAAATTAAAAGCCTATAGAGACCGTTTTGGGTTAGATGATATGCAAGACCTACTGGCTATGGTTGCGTTTGATGTGATGGCTGATAAGCTTAAAGTTGAAGCTTCGACCGGACAGGTCACAGAATCAGCCCTGCTAAGAATCCAAAACCTGAATAAAGCCTTAGATGAAACACTAAGCACTACAGATATATAA
- a CDS encoding phenylalanine--tRNA ligase subunit beta-related protein, giving the protein MRQTMLFGGLEAIARNQNRKQSNLKFFELGKTYQKKGDNYKEGYKLALFVTGDAVEENWQSKAIEADFHYLYGKVLTLLKKFNFDNITNERTSDGVLADGLTLYSNKTPLVKLGLVKNDLTAINEVRMPVWYAEFDWDKMIDKKDNSVVYDEISKFPEVRRDLSLVIDKNISFDDLKETAFKAERKMLKRINVFDVYEGDKIEEGKKAYALSFVLENKDKTLTDKMIDQSMQRLIKAFEKHNNAYIRK; this is encoded by the coding sequence ATGAGACAGACTATGCTTTTTGGAGGACTTGAAGCAATTGCAAGAAACCAAAACAGGAAGCAGAGTAACCTTAAGTTTTTCGAACTAGGTAAAACTTATCAAAAGAAAGGTGACAACTATAAGGAAGGATATAAATTAGCTTTATTCGTTACAGGTGATGCTGTAGAAGAAAACTGGCAAAGTAAAGCAATAGAAGCTGATTTCCACTACCTGTACGGAAAGGTTTTAACACTTCTAAAAAAGTTCAATTTTGATAATATCACAAATGAAAGAACTTCAGACGGTGTTTTAGCAGATGGCCTTACACTATATTCTAACAAAACGCCACTGGTAAAACTCGGTTTGGTAAAAAATGACCTTACTGCTATCAATGAAGTCAGAATGCCGGTGTGGTATGCTGAGTTCGACTGGGATAAAATGATCGATAAAAAAGATAATAGCGTAGTATACGACGAGATCTCAAAATTCCCTGAAGTACGTAGAGACCTTTCTTTAGTGATCGATAAAAATATTTCTTTTGATGATCTGAAAGAAACCGCCTTCAAAGCTGAAAGAAAAATGCTGAAAAGAATCAATGTATTTGATGTTTATGAAGGTGATAAAATTGAAGAAGGAAAAAAGGCTTATGCCTTAAGTTTTGTTCTTGAAAATAAAGACAAAACATTGACAGACAAAATGATAGATCAGAGTATGCAAAGATTGATCAAGGCATTTGAAAAGCACAACAATGCCTATATCAGAAAATAA
- the pheT gene encoding phenylalanine--tRNA ligase subunit beta, producing MKISLSWLKDYIDVNNLKIDELEELLTQTGLEVEGIEKFETIKGGLEGVVVGEVLTCEKHPNANKLKITTVDIGEEEPSHIVCGAPNVDSGQKVLVATVGTTLYPEGGEPFKIKKAKIRGEASFGMICAEDELGIGTSHEGIMILNTDLPAGTPAAKYLNIESDQVIEIGLTPNRSDATSHIGVARDVHAVTGNKVEWPSIDSFSTTNTTPPVKVVVENKEACPRYSGVTIEGVKVGASPEWLQNKLRAIGLTPKNNIVDITNFVLHEIGQPLHAFDVTAIDNNEVRVKTLPKNTVFTTLDGEERKLHEKDLMICNGNDDGMCIAGVFGGEKSGVTEKTTDVFLESAYFNPDYIRSTSQRHLLKTDASFRYERGTDPNICLYALKRAALLIKELAGGEIKGEVIDIYDTPVEPVKVNMKYNNIDRLIGIKIEKQKIKEILQRLEIEVSNETDEGFISTVPTYRVDVTREADVIEEIIRIYGLNNIPLGETLSADYLSSFDEKDPGKIYTTTAHYLAGLGFHEIMSNSLTKPQYSEAVEDLNSEEDVVILNKLSEDLG from the coding sequence ATGAAAATTTCGCTTAGCTGGCTGAAAGATTATATAGATGTAAATAATTTGAAAATTGACGAACTTGAAGAACTGTTAACTCAAACAGGACTTGAAGTTGAAGGCATAGAGAAATTTGAAACCATTAAAGGCGGACTTGAAGGTGTAGTAGTAGGTGAAGTGTTAACCTGTGAAAAACACCCGAATGCTAATAAACTAAAAATCACCACTGTTGACATCGGAGAAGAAGAACCTTCACATATAGTTTGTGGAGCACCAAATGTAGATTCCGGACAAAAAGTGCTGGTAGCTACTGTTGGAACTACTTTGTATCCCGAAGGTGGTGAACCATTCAAAATTAAAAAAGCCAAGATCCGGGGTGAAGCCTCTTTTGGTATGATCTGTGCCGAAGATGAATTAGGAATTGGCACTTCTCACGAAGGGATAATGATTTTAAATACTGACCTTCCTGCAGGTACTCCTGCCGCAAAATATTTGAATATTGAGTCTGATCAAGTCATTGAAATCGGATTAACGCCAAACAGATCTGATGCTACATCTCACATAGGTGTTGCCAGGGATGTACATGCTGTTACAGGCAATAAAGTAGAATGGCCAAGCATCGATTCGTTTTCAACTACCAATACCACGCCACCTGTAAAAGTGGTTGTGGAAAATAAGGAAGCATGTCCTCGATATTCTGGTGTTACGATCGAAGGCGTAAAAGTAGGTGCATCTCCTGAATGGTTGCAAAATAAATTGCGGGCTATCGGACTCACTCCTAAAAATAATATTGTAGATATCACCAATTTCGTTCTTCATGAAATAGGACAACCATTGCATGCTTTTGATGTTACCGCTATCGATAACAATGAAGTCCGGGTTAAAACTTTACCTAAAAATACTGTTTTCACCACTTTAGATGGAGAAGAAAGAAAGCTTCATGAGAAAGACCTGATGATTTGTAATGGCAATGATGACGGAATGTGTATCGCAGGAGTATTTGGTGGAGAAAAAAGCGGTGTGACTGAAAAAACAACAGATGTTTTTCTTGAAAGCGCTTATTTCAACCCTGATTACATCCGATCTACCAGTCAGCGTCATTTATTGAAAACAGATGCTAGTTTCAGATATGAAAGAGGAACTGATCCTAATATTTGCTTATACGCACTTAAAAGGGCTGCTCTCTTAATCAAAGAACTTGCTGGAGGAGAAATTAAAGGCGAAGTGATTGATATTTATGATACGCCTGTTGAGCCAGTCAAAGTTAATATGAAATATAACAATATTGACAGGTTAATCGGTATCAAGATTGAAAAGCAAAAAATAAAAGAAATTTTACAAAGGCTCGAGATTGAAGTGTCAAACGAAACTGACGAAGGCTTTATTTCAACAGTTCCTACGTATCGGGTTGATGTTACTCGTGAGGCTGATGTGATCGAAGAGATCATCCGAATTTATGGATTAAATAATATTCCACTTGGAGAAACTCTTAGTGCTGATTATTTAAGCAGTTTTGATGAGAAAGATCCGGGTAAAATTTACACGACAACTGCTCATTATCTTGCAGGGCTTGGATTTCATGAGATCATGTCTAACTCCTTAACAAAACCACAGTACTCTGAGGCAGTAGAAGATCTAAACAGTGAAGAAGATGTCGTAATACTGAATAAGCTTAGCGAAGATCTGGGGTAA
- a CDS encoding DUF1684 domain-containing protein produces MKLKIIIAIAFIAVIGITIYSLSGNQEESWEKWKSDREEFLRNSSSSPFNEADVEFEGVNYFDYNPDYEIKARLSPIRPQNPVKLTSTTGEDLTYFQSAMASFEIDGENFEVMLLTLTKQDPDEYHLLFTDETNGLSTYGGGRYLEIPYKEAGNIFINFNKAYYPYCAYVHDYSCPIPPKGNYINIPVKAGEKDAS; encoded by the coding sequence ATGAAGCTTAAAATAATTATTGCCATCGCTTTTATTGCTGTTATAGGTATAACTATTTACAGTCTTTCCGGAAATCAAGAGGAGTCCTGGGAAAAATGGAAATCCGATAGAGAGGAATTCCTGAGAAATTCTTCCTCCTCTCCATTTAATGAAGCTGATGTGGAATTTGAAGGGGTAAATTACTTTGACTACAACCCTGATTATGAAATTAAAGCCCGACTAAGCCCGATCAGGCCTCAAAACCCTGTAAAGCTAACAAGTACTACAGGCGAAGATCTTACCTATTTTCAATCAGCTATGGCATCCTTTGAAATCGATGGAGAAAATTTCGAGGTCATGTTGTTAACCCTGACGAAACAAGATCCGGATGAATACCATCTGCTTTTTACTGATGAAACTAACGGCTTGTCAACCTATGGCGGTGGCAGATATCTCGAAATTCCTTACAAAGAGGCGGGGAACATCTTCATAAACTTTAATAAAGCATATTATCCTTACTGTGCTTATGTTCACGATTACAGCTGTCCAATACCTCCCAAAGGCAATTATATCAACATCCCGGTAAAAGCAGGTGAAAAAGATGCTTCTTAA
- the radC gene encoding RadC family protein, with translation MNTHLNIRSWAEEDRPREKLLTKGKSTLSDAELLAILIGSGTRSMSAVDLCKQILHHNDNDLNKIARMTVSELMRFKGIGEAKAISIVSALELGRRRKPEGKNISRITCSTDAYNILSPLMRDLPHEEFWVILLNRQNGVIKSIKTSSGGVSGTVVDPKIVFKMAIDHTASGVILSHNHPSGNLKPSQADLQLTRKIKEAGLLLEVPVLDHLIITNNGYFSMADEGVL, from the coding sequence ATGAACACACACCTAAACATTAGAAGCTGGGCCGAAGAAGACAGGCCGCGTGAAAAATTATTAACCAAAGGAAAATCAACACTTAGTGATGCGGAGTTATTAGCAATTCTAATCGGATCGGGAACCCGCTCTATGTCCGCAGTCGATCTCTGTAAACAGATTCTTCATCACAATGACAACGACTTAAATAAAATAGCCAGAATGACCGTATCCGAATTAATGCGATTTAAAGGAATCGGTGAGGCAAAAGCAATAAGTATAGTCAGCGCACTTGAGCTGGGAAGAAGAAGAAAACCTGAAGGAAAAAACATTTCAAGAATAACCTGCTCGACTGATGCTTATAATATTCTCAGCCCGTTAATGAGAGATTTACCTCATGAAGAATTCTGGGTTATTTTATTAAACAGGCAAAATGGAGTTATAAAATCAATAAAGACAAGTAGCGGAGGTGTTTCCGGAACTGTCGTCGATCCCAAAATTGTCTTCAAAATGGCTATTGATCATACTGCTTCAGGAGTTATTCTTTCACACAACCACCCCTCAGGGAACCTAAAGCCCAGCCAGGCAGATCTTCAACTTACCAGAAAAATCAAAGAAGCCGGCCTTCTTCTGGAAGTTCCAGTACTTGATCACTTAATAATTACCAATAATGGCTATTTTAGCATGGCAGATGAAGGAGTATTATAA